A portion of the Salminus brasiliensis chromosome 11, fSalBra1.hap2, whole genome shotgun sequence genome contains these proteins:
- the mblac1 gene encoding metallo-beta-lactamase domain-containing protein 1, which yields MDLSMDPAYSITKSECVELCAGIRGEPYSVSVLKEGYCTAQSDGTFRADGTISLITGPRAVLVDTGGPWDRELLLSKLKEKDLTPAGVSVVVGTHGHSDHIGNLNLFPGATLIVGCDVSEGDRYLPNQLAEGQPYLIDDHVSVIPTPGHTGRDVSVLVKGTSAGTVLVAGDLFECCADEDSWRDLSENPELQEVGRQKALMDADVIIPGHGRLFRVHRTPLN from the exons ATGGACCTCAGTATGGACCCAGCTTACTCCATCACGAAAAGCGagtgtgtggagctgtgtgcgGGCATTCGGGGAGAGCCGTACAGCGTCTCAGTGCTGAAGGAAGGGTACTGCACTGCCCAGTCGGACGGAACCTTCCGGGCCGATGGGACCATCTCCCTAATTACAGGACCCAGGGCTGTGCTAGTGGATACGGGCGGACCGTGGGACCGAGAATTGCTGCTCTCCAAGCTGAAGGAGAAGGACCTCACCCCGGCTGGCGTGTCTGTGGTAGTCGGGACGCACGGGCACTCTGACCATATCGGCAATCTGAACCTGTTTCCAGGTGCTACTCTAATCGTTGGCTGTGACGTCAGCGAGGGGGACAGATACCTGCCCAATCAGCTGGCTGAGGGACAGCCTTACCTCATTGATGACCAT GTGTCAGTCATCCCCACGCCTGGCCACACCGGCAGGGACGTCAGCGTCCTGGTTAAAGGAACTTCAGCGGGGACAGTTCTTGTCGCTGGGGACTTGTTTGAGTGCTGCGCTGATGAAGACTCCTGGAGGGATCTTAGTGAGAACCCCGAGCTGCAGGAGGTCGGCCGACAGAAAGCTCTGATGGATGCAGACGTCATTATTCCTGGACACGGACGCTTGTTCAGAGTGCACAGGACGCCGCTGAACTGA